Proteins encoded by one window of Rubrobacter indicoceani:
- a CDS encoding ferritin-like domain-containing protein, with product METGRTADILDSSNAQKREEIIGLLKQAYWMELETVMSYVTNSVNPDGVRAQEIIESLKTDVQEELGHAQQFAERIKELYGTVPGSMDFKAQQSYLQPPETNTDIVHVIKGVIEAETGAIEHYNKIIEVTDGSDWVTQDMVIAILHDEQGHRRLFEGFLREYEAEGLV from the coding sequence ATGGAGACAGGAAGAACGGCGGACATACTCGATTCCTCGAACGCTCAGAAGCGGGAGGAGATCATAGGTCTGCTCAAGCAGGCGTACTGGATGGAGCTTGAGACGGTCATGAGCTACGTTACGAACTCCGTCAACCCGGATGGTGTTCGGGCGCAGGAGATCATCGAGTCGCTCAAAACCGATGTTCAGGAAGAGTTGGGGCATGCCCAGCAGTTCGCCGAGCGGATCAAGGAGCTCTACGGCACGGTCCCCGGTTCGATGGACTTCAAGGCCCAGCAGAGCTACCTGCAGCCGCCGGAGACGAACACCGACATCGTCCACGTTATAAAGGGCGTTATCGAGGCCGAGACGGGTGCGATAGAGCACTATAACAAGATCATCGAGGTAACCGACGGGTCCGACTGGGTTACGCAGGACATGGTCATCGCCATTTTGCACGACGAGCAGGGACATCGCAGGCTTTTCGAGGGCTTCCTGCGCGAGTACGAGGCTGAGGGTCTCGTCTAG
- the dhaM gene encoding dihydroxyacetone kinase phosphoryl donor subunit DhaM has protein sequence MVGMVLVSHSPEIAAGTADLVRQMAGDVEIIPVGGTAGGDLGTDPERIQRSIEAANASDLLVFVDIGSAVMSTEAVLEMLDDARREKTHLVDAPFVEGAFAAGVMASTGATASECLEAAAEARTEPKLG, from the coding sequence ATGGTCGGGATGGTCCTTGTGTCGCACAGCCCTGAGATAGCAGCCGGAACCGCCGACCTCGTGCGCCAAATGGCCGGGGACGTGGAAATAATACCCGTCGGGGGAACGGCCGGAGGCGATCTCGGCACCGACCCCGAACGTATCCAGCGCTCCATCGAAGCCGCCAACGCCTCCGACCTGCTCGTCTTCGTGGATATCGGCAGCGCGGTCATGTCAACCGAGGCCGTCCTCGAGATGCTCGACGACGCCAGACGCGAAAAAACCCACCTCGTGGATGCCCCGTTTGTAGAGGGAGCCTTCGCCGCCGGGGTGATGGCCTCCACCGGAGCCACCGCCAGCGAATGCCTCGAAGCCGCCGCCGAAGCCCGAACCGAACCGAAGCTCGGCTGA